From the genome of Fusarium oxysporum f. sp. lycopersici 4287 chromosome 3, whole genome shotgun sequence, one region includes:
- a CDS encoding hypothetical protein (At least one base has a quality score < 10): MIRGAILVMALGLASTTFGTTSGYDEPCECEPVDPCYRAVYTLGYSICGSYETCEIPAACNGDREALRSVCDCMVSETSIETSVAKTQGLGTAIQSIPSTIGSTDQYVDSTTTPGVITTRIGEEGPDSTAKDSGSDSATGSSVTTSTGIKFETSTESSPASTHSWSAPAGYGIVSTETETKATASAKTGTETSSEDIFTTPTETGGSYNSKTSYSIGSYTTKTVYTTAVNTYPKCPDYAKDCSSGSEGFYTVTETSAISTAVYPITQQRPPMATNHGYTTKTFYTTELYIVTKCPLSITDCPYGSATSSTYPVSTTVYRIPENQPSETAGYDPPRRSTVYITRTVYSTNPHTVTQYGTSAPSCACDYSLAETTPETTLPDTVVATGSDKPITYSTDRKPDKVHDPALFKKSDAVLADIISSKSQPSAIVPYQQPGGAARGAEVTAGASRFGVHMAVAVAGIFAPII; encoded by the coding sequence CAGGGGCGCCATCCTAGTCATGGCCTTGGGCCTAGCCTCTACAACCTTTGGTACGACTTCCGGCTACGACGAGCCTTGCGAGTGTGAACCTGTGGACCCCTGCTACCGAGCTGTCTACACCCTCGGTTACTCTATTTGTGGGAGCTATGAGACTTGCGAGATTCCTGCAGCTTGCAACGGTGACCGTGAAGCCCTTAGAAGCGTCTGCGACTGCATGGTCTCTGAAACCTCCATCGAGACGTCGGTGGCCAAGACCCAAGGCTTGGGTACCGCTATTCAGTCTATTCCGAGCACCATCGGTAGTACTGACCAATACGTTGACTCTACCACTACACCTGGCGTGATCACCACTAGAATTGGCGAGGAGGGACCAGACTCAACTGCGAAGGATAGTGGTAGTGATTCTGCCACAGGCTCCTCCGTCACCACCAGTACCGGGATTAAGTTCGAAACTAGCACAGAGTCTTCGCCCGCATCGACTCACAGTTGGTCTGCGCCTGCCGGATATGGAATCGTTTCTACCGAGACTGAAACCAAGGCTACCGCTTCTGCTAAGACCGGAACCGAGACCAGCTCAGAAGATATCTTCACTACTCCCACAGAGACTGGCGGTTCCTACAACTCCAAGACGTCTTACTCTATTGGCTCCTATACCACCAAGACCGTTTACACCACTGCTGTCAATACATACCCAAAGTGTCCTGACTACGCTAAAGATTGCTCCAGTGGCTCTGAAGGTTTCTATACTGTAACTGAGACCAGTGCCATCTCGACCGCTGTTTATCCCATCACTCAGCAGAGGCCCCCAATGGCTACCAATCATGGGTATACCACTAAGACCTTCTACACTACGGAGCTTTACATCGTGACCAAATGCCCTCTTTCCATCACAGACTGTCCTTATGGTTCTGCCACTAGCAGCACATATCCTGTCTCGACTACTGTCTACCGAATCCCCGAGAATCAGCCCTCCGAAACTGCGGGCTATGACCCTCCGAGGCGCAGCACCGTCTATATCACCAGAACTGTCTACTCCACCAATCCTCACACTGTCACCCAATATGGCACTAGTGCTCCTAGCTGTGCTTGCGATTACTCCCTTGCTGAGACCACTCCTGAGACTACTCTTCCCGACACTGTCGTCGCCACTGGTAGTGATAAGCCTATCACGTACTCTACCGACCGTAAACCCGACAAGGTCCATGATCCGGCTCTGTTCAAAAAGTCTGACGCTGTGTTGGCTGATATCATCTCCAGTAAGAGCCAGCCTTCTGCTATTGTCCCATACCAGCAACCAGGTGGTGCTGCCCGTGGCGCCGAGGTCACCGCTGGTGCTTCTCGTTTCGGGGTACACATGGCTGTTGCAGTCGCTGGTATATTTGCACCTATCATATAA
- a CDS encoding hypothetical protein (At least one base has a quality score < 10), with protein MIRGAILVMALGLASTTFGTTSGYDEPCECEPVDPCYRAVYTLGYSICGSYETCEIPAACNGDREALRSVCDCMVSETSIETSVAKTQGLGTAIQSIPSTIGSTDQYVDSTTTPGVITTRIGEEGPDSTAKDSGSDSATGSSVTTSTGIKFETSTESSPASTHSWSAPAGYGIVSTETETKATASAKTGTETSSEDIFTTPTETGGSYNSKTSYSIGSYTTKTVYTTAVNTYPKCPDYAKDCSSGSEGFYTVTETSAISTAVYPITQQRPPMATNHGYTTKTFYTTELYIVTKCPLSITDCPYGSATSSTYPVSTTVYRIPENQPSETAGYDPPRRSTVYITRTVYSTNPHTVTQYGTSAPSCACDYSLAETTPETTLPDTVVATGSDKPITYSTDRKPDK; from the exons CAGGGGCGCCATCCTAGTCATGGCCTTGGGCCTAGCCTCTACAACCTTTGGTACGACTTCCGGCTACGACGAGCCTTGCGAGTGTGAACCTGTGGACCCCTGCTACCGAGCTGTCTACACCCTCGGTTACTCTATTTGTGGGAGCTATGAGACTTGCGAGATTCCTGCAGCTTGCAACGGTGACCGTGAAGCCCTTAGAAGCGTCTGCGACTGCATGGTCTCTGAAACCTCCATCGAGACGTCGGTGGCCAAGACCCAAGGCTTGGGTACCGCTATTCAGTCTATTCCGAGCACCATCGGTAGTACTGACCAATACGTTGACTCTACCACTACACCTGGCGTGATCACCACTAGAATTGGCGAGGAGGGACCAGACTCAACTGCGAAGGATAGTGGTAGTGATTCTGCCACAGGCTCCTCCGTCACCACCAGTACCGGGATTAAGTTCGAAACTAGCACAGAGTCTTCGCCCGCATCGACTCACAGTTGGTCTGCGCCTGCCGGATATGGAATCGTTTCTACCGAGACTGAAACCAAGGCTACCGCTTCTGCTAAGACCGGAACCGAGACCAGCTCAGAAGATATCTTCACTACTCCCACAGAGACTGGCGGTTCCTACAACTCCAAGACGTCTTACTCTATTGGCTCCTATACCACCAAGACCGTTTACACCACTGCTGTCAATACATACCCAAAGTGTCCTGACTACGCTAAAGATTGCTCCAGTGGCTCTGAAGGTTTCTATACTGTAACTGAGACCAGTGCCATCTCGACCGCTGTTTATCCCATCACTCAGCAGAGGCCCCCAATGGCTACCAATCATGGGTATACCACTAAGACCTTCTACACTACGGAGCTTTACATCGTGACCAAATGCCCTCTTTCCATCACAGACTGTCCTTATGGTTCTGCCACTAGCAGCACATATCCTGTCTCGACTACTGTCTACCGAATCCCCGAGAATCAGCCCTCCGAAACTGCGGGCTATGACCCTCCGAGGCGCAGCACCGTCTATATCACCAGAACTGTCTACTCCACCAATCCTCACACTGTCACCCAATATGGCACTAGTGCTCCTAGCTGTGCTTGCGATTACTCCCTTGCTGAGACCACTCCTGAGACTACTCTTCCCGACACTGTCGTCGCCACTGGTAGTGATAAGCCTATCACGTACTCTACCGACCGTAAACCCGACAAG TAA